One Myotis daubentonii chromosome 17, mMyoDau2.1, whole genome shotgun sequence genomic window, CTCGGCGGCGGCTCGCGATCCAGCCTCCTCACCTTCCGGTCCGCCACCTCGTGTCCCCGCGAGTGAATACAGGTCtccaggcggcggcggcggcggcggctccctACGGCGTCCTCTCCAGCATCCCTCGCGCGGTAACCAAAGTAACGGCCGCGCGCCCTGCGTCTGCTGCCGAGTCCGGCGCGCCCGGCGGCCCGAGATCCCGAACTACGCGAGGGACCAGGGGGCGTGGCTCCGGAGAGCGAGCCCGCCCCGCCCAGCGCGCCCTCCCCGCGGGCCCCGCCCACCGCCGCCGCCGTCCAATGAGGGCGCGCACGCGCGGTAGGCCGAGGTGGCGCTATGCCGCGTTTGGCCAATCGCGGGCGGCGCAGCCCTCGCGGTGACGCCCCGGCAGGCGCTAGGGCGATGTTGCGTGGTGTGGGCTGGGGGCGTGGGTCTCGGCTGGCTGTTCGGTGGGTGGGCGGTGGGAAAGCCCCGGCTGGATCCGGAGGAGGTGGGGCTCGGCCCAGGGTCCCGAGGTCAGTGTACCCGCCTCAGCCCCAGCCGCTGAGGTCCTGTCCAGGGGAAGGTGGGGTCGGTTCCGAGGAAATCCCGCCCGGAGCTCTCCCGCCTGGAGTCTGGATGTTCCCATTCATTCCGTGAGCACTTACTCGGCGCTTCCCAACCTGCCGGCCCCGGGGTTGTCGAGACGAATCAGATACCACCTTTTGGCCCTGTGCCCGGTGTGTAGGCAGGAAGGGCTGGAGGACGTGACTTTCGAGCCGAAAACGGAAGAGCGAGTAGGCGGGCTTTTGCCTGTGGGAGAGGCCATGCCAGGTGTTCCCTTCCTTCACACATTGTCAGCGAAGACTCGTCGCTGTGCTCAGAGTAAAGATACACTGACGTGCCTCGCCCCGGTTCTCTCAAAAGCAAagacatggggtggggggggggggaggccatgGGGGTGTTGCGTTTGGGGCAGATTATGTTCAGAGACTGAGATTGCCTTCTCCAGATATTTACTTAACACGGGTTCGCTGTGGGCATTATAACTTACAATAGTAATATTTCACAGGCCAAGAGCATATAGGATACTGTCCTTTAAACTGGTAACATTACAAACCAATGGCAGATTTCACTACCGCACCAGGCAAAGGGGGGACGAGAGTCCAACTGCAGTGACGTAATAACTTTCTCCAGGTTTGTTCTTGGTGGAGTCCGCGCTCCCCGCCAGCCGCCAGCGTGGGTCCCTCGCTTGCCGGGGCcagtggccgggggggggggggggggggttgctccTAAGGGTGTTGCAGGAACATGTCCCTGGTACACAGCACTGCCTACGGAGAATGGCCTCACCACGGCAGGCACACGTCCCttctcttcctgctgctgctgcacagTGTATGGCCACGGTCCCTGCCTGCCAAGGGCCGCCTGACCGCACCCGACCCAGTGGCTCAAGATCTCTCAGAGCTGTTTAGATAGGCCAGCGGGGAGCAGCTCTGTCCAAGCCACACACTCTCAGGAAAGCCTCCTAAGTTCCCGGTAACATCCCATTTGGAGGACCTGGGTGGCCCCGGTAGTCACGAGGGTCCTCACAAGTGAAGGAAGGACTCGCCCCCAATGCCTTGGGCAGGACCAGACTAAATGATTTCACGGGTCTTCTATGGTCCGAGGGCGGGCCGAactttccccacccctgatttaaacTAAAGTCACCCATGGGTCAAAGCAACTCCACTGAAGTCATAAACAAGCTCATTTGAAATCATAACCAACACACACCAGGGGCCAAGAAGTAACACACAGAGAGGTGTGTCATACGTGCCCTGAGAGAGTGGGTGGACTAGGAACCGTGGAAACGAACAGGAGACAGTCCTTCACTGGCCAGGAGGGACTCAGGTAAGGTCTGGGGGCGTTAAACTTGAATTTGTTCAGGACAAGCGTGCTAATGAGAACAACAAAAGTGTGCAAGAGTCAGGGTGAAAGATGGCCCCTGTTATAAAATGATGAAACTTccctagaatttatttttaaatatattttattgatttcagagaggaaggaagagggagagagagatagaaacatcaatgatgagagagactcattgatcggctgcctcctgcacacccctcactggggactgagcccgcaacccaggcatgtgcccttgactagaatcgaacctgggacctttcagtccgcaggccgacactctatccgctgagccaaactggctagggcttccatAGAATTTAGTGAGGCCTGAGGTAAGTGCCTTGCTCACCCGTTATTTAACGGTGGATGACCAACTTTAAACCCTATGGCTCATGTACAAATCCTTTCCGCCGTTCGGAGCACAGCTGAATTGTCACCTTTTCCAAGTCTCCACTGACCCTCACCAAGTCACATCATAGTTTATTCATACCTTATTGTTCCAAGCTCTGACAGTACATCTAGGGTTAAGTCTTATCATCCCACTAGTCCCTATGTTCCTTGAGGGAAGGATCTGTGTCTGATAAATCAGAATCATCCACAGCATCAGAGCATCTACCACAATGCTTTGAACTTAATTTATCCTCCATAAGAATGTAGttaacgaatgaatgaatgatgaatgacaGTAGTGTAGTAGGAAGACTGGGTGACTAGAATCAGGAGACCTAAATTCTGGCTGCCAGgaaccagctctgtgaccttggagaaATCAAAAGTCAGTCAccatgtgggggggagggggggggcatctGTCTTCCTTGCCATCCTGCCCAACACTGCTGAATTTAAGGAAAGTATGGCACCAGTTACCATTTTCACCCCAAATACTATGTTTTCTCTGCTACTAAAATAATCGCCTGTCAAAACACTTTCCTGGGCATCACATGACCCCCAAAACAGCTTTCCTCAACTGTTCTTCCTCTTAGTACTTCTGGACTTTGGCCTCAGATCACTTCCCTAGTTCTTAGAGCAGCTTCTGCTGACAGTTACTGGAATTGTGCCCTGGGCTGCGTAAGAAAATATCCAAGTAATTCTTAAAATGATTCAACCAAAGTCTCACACAGCTGACCCTAACCCAAGAGAGGGGAAGGAATAGGCTGGGGAAAGATTATCCAAATAAGCTGCCTTAAAAGAGTTTTCAAGCATTTAAAGTTATTGACCTTGAATTACATGTTTTTCTCTCCTACCCCCTCCAAAAGGTATTTAACGAAATTATTTCACTGGAGTCATTTAAATTGATAAACATTTCTGGAAAGTGTAGGGCGCGGCTAtggggttaagcctcggactgacctgttggcgaAGCGACAaacttagagggcacagccctcttagcataattaggcttgaccttctGATGCTCCCTAGagcttatctgggaagctaatgggctgagggagatgcagcaagtgccaccaaaacaagtgaaactcacaagaacactaactatggtgaccactaccttgtttacctctggctataaaataaaggctcagcttgcctctggatctctctctggggcctcagccaggcacaggaagatccgtCCCTAgaccagcttattctctttgtcatttcttcatccttcaccaccctcactcaggcttgtgaacccttggctgagctggctcagcacagGAAAGTAATTAAGTAATATGCCTTTAAAACTTTATGCCCTTTGACTCAATAATCTCATTGTTAGGAATTCACTCTATGGAAATAGAGATGTACACTGAGATTTGTGTAACAACACAaagcaaaaaagcaaaagcaatcaCAACCACCATACCAAAACAAAACCACCACCAAAAGACAAATAAACCCTGTTTACCGTAGtgttatttttaatagcaaaCAACTAGACACAATATAAACATCCAACATCAAACAAATGGCTATGGTACATCATTCAATGCAATATTATGAAACCACGAAAAACCgcataataatttaaaacaagtAAATTGACAAATGATgtgaaattaggaaaaaaagacaataatatatgacaatttgtgtgtgtgtgggtgtaacGCACAATAATATATTAGAAAAGTGGTTATTGGTAAAGATCCCAGAACTTTCGTGGTAAGTGATCTCAGAGGAAAATGATttcaggtgatttttattttgttgttcatactTTTATATGTCTTAtacttttttgtatattttagcaACTCTGACTTTAATGATCAGAAAGTAAGCTATTTTAAGAGAAAATCTTCCACCTGTATTTGTCAGTCTAATCAactaatacttttttaaatctgACCATTTATCCATGGCTCAAAATTAATCCTGACCCTTTTTCAACTAAAGCATCTACTTCATCCCACACTGTGTCAAATCCTAGGATATTTGTTGCTTTTACCAGTCAAGCAATGTTAGACCAGCAATCTATCTTAGCACCCACAAGCTACCTCTGCTTGTAAGTGGCCACATGCCCATGATGTTAATGATTGCCAAGCATCCTGTATCTTTTATAACCAAGCATTTGGACTATCCTTAGCCTTGACTTGATTCCTAGTTCATTgggaggggaaggtgggagagggaaggaagggaaacaaaacaaatgatagaaaaaacacacactaattTTGGGTTAGAATACAGTTGAacaaggcagaggaggttagggtcAAAGAGAGGTAGAAAACAAACACGAAATGAAAGAGATAGGGGAGTAACAGGAAGGGTAATTTCCAACAGAAAAGGCAGCAGTTACCCAAATGCTTGCCATATTACGATACTGATGTGCTACATTATCAGCCTACTCACTCTTAGTCGTGAACTTCATGTTCACAGgataaacaataacaaaagatTGTGCAATTTTAGTGGATCCAAAGGACACCCAGGTGTCTGAGGCTGCCTTcaagatcaggggtcctcaaactttttaaacagggggccagttcactgtccctcagaccgttggagggccggactatagtttaaaaaaaaactatgaacaaattcctatgcacactgcacatatcttattttgaagtaaaaaaacaaaacgggaacaaatacaatatttgtatttgcatgtggcccgcgggccgtagtttgaggacccctgttcaaGATGATCCAACTGGCCAGTGTGACTAAGGAACAggattttaaatttcatcttaattatataaatttaaatagacACAGGTGGCTAGTGGCTATTCTATTAGTGCAGTTCCAATACTACAAAAGTTAATGTTCAGCaattgaaaatgcattttttaaaaatgaatcttttCTTCCTTAAGACCCAAAGAACAGCCAGGaaatcagattatttgttcaaAAAAATCTTTCTCTGGATAAATCCCTGAGACCAGTAATGATTTATTGCCACCCaatcaggaaagagaaaataaggcAATTCAACGGGTATCTCAGCTGCAGGCTCTTGGGTGTCATTTTGTTTACTCTCTGGGTTACactttaggtttttttttctttctttttttaaatatatttttaattgatttcagagaggaagggagagagagagagagaaatatcaatgatgagagagtcattgatcagctgcctcctgcacaccccctactggggatcaagcctgcaacccgggcatgtacccttggccagatttgaacctgggacccttcagtctgcagaccaacgctctatccactgagccaaactggccagggcacacttTAAGTTTTCTTTTGAAGCTCTTCCTATTTTACCTTAGATCAAaacaaatttcttctttttctccatccATGGCAGTATCTCTCACTGGGCAGATTCAATGACCCAGTTAGTGATCTAGATCTTCCCATCCTCCCAAGAGGTTCACCTTTTCTAGATGTTTTGGCAAACAAACCAAAGAAActgtgtagggagcggctatagggccaagcctcagactgacctgtggcagagcctcATACAAGTCCCAggttggagggcagagccctcctagcacaattaagcttgaccttatagtcctcccttgttcctaggtCTAgttaatgggctgtgggaggtgtaTCAattgctgccaaaacaaggcttgagtaaCAAAATAGAttattgtaaacatgttgaccactccctttgttttgctttgtgtgatctgactataaaataaagcttcagcttacaggctgtgtcactgtttcctcatccaggcagtgatccacctggtcccaagtgtattctcttgtctgctttaatccttcaccgcccctcctcaggttcccGCCTGGCCGACGGGGTTCACTTTGTAGGGCAGTGATCAGAGAACACCTTCATAATAATGTCCCAAAAAGAAAAGTGGACTTTGGGACTTAAGAGGAAGATGAATTTGGGACTGAAAATGATGAGATGAGGGCCAGTTCCCCTGAACAGTCTTTCCAAGTCCATTCAGGAGGAAAATCTTCAACCTCAGGAGACCCAAAAGACTTTTGTATGTGAATTTTCCGATGCTGACTGAGATAGGCACTTCTGCTAAAGCATTTCTCACAGTCAGTACATTTGTAAGGTTTTTCTCCTATGTGGGTCCTCCGGTGCCTGATAAGGTTAAAACTTTGACTAAAGCACTCACTGCAATCAGgacatttataaggtttctctcctgtgtgtgtcctttggtgaatcaccagggtggaactCTGACTAAAAGTTTTCCAGCACTCAGAACATCTGTAAGGTTTTTCTCCTGTATGTGTCCTCTGATGTCTAATGAGATGGGAGCTGAGGCCAAAACTCTTTCCACATTCACAACATTTATATGGTTTCTCTCCTGGCTGGGTCCTACATTCTTCTATCACACTGCAGTTCTGACTCAAACTTTCTTCACAATCTGAACTTTCATAGGGTTTTTctcctgtgtgtgttttctggtGTGCTATGAGGTTTGAACTTCGACTGAAATTGTTCCCACATTCTGTACACCGGTAGGGTTTTTCTCCTGTGTGTATTCTCTGATGCTTTATTAGAGTAGAATTACAACCAAAGCTTTTTCCACACTCAGTACATCTGTAGGGCTTCTCACCTGTGTGTGTCCGCTGGTGGCGAGTCAGGCTGGAACTCTGACTAAAACcctttccacagtcagggcaTTTGTAAGGTTTTTCTCCACTGTGAGTCCTCTGATGTTCTATTAGGACGTAACTGTGGCTGAAGCATTTCCCACAAACAGGACATTCATATGGTTTTTCACCAGTGTGTAATCTGTGATGCTGAATCAGATGGGAGCTGCTGCTGAAACTCTTCCCACACTCAGGacatttatagggtttctctcctgtgtgtgtcCTCTCATGGATAATAAGATGGGAGGTATTGCTGAAGCTTTTCCCACATTCCCCACACTGGTAGGGCTTCTCTCCTGTGTGTGTTCTCAGATGTTGAATCAGGTGAGAGCTGTTACTGAAGCATTTCCCACACTCAgaacatttataaggtttttctcctgaGTGGGTCCGTTGGTGAGCATGCAAATGAGAACTGTTATTGAAGCTTTTCCAACATTCAGAACATTTGTAGGGTTTGTCTCTGAAGGATGAATTCTGCTGGACAGGGGCACCAGCATGTTCTCCTGGGTCCCAACCCCCATCATTgggtttttcttcctcttttcctgtaGAATTTTCCTGATTCTCTGACTTGCCATTATTCTCATAGAAACCATCACGCCAAGTTTCATCTCCTTGGGACCCTGTCAGTGGTATTTCTTTTGTATCCTCATGCTTACAATTTTGTAGGCCATCTTTTTTAGACCATTTTGAGGCTCTCTCTTTAAGTTTATCTGCCTTACGGTTATGTTGTTGAACAGTTTCTAAATTATTCTTACTTTCATGtcctgcaaaaataaataaatattctaaatatagtTCCTAATCTCTGACAGGGAAATTCTGAATTGCAGTGGAAAGAGGAAATAACAAAGTAAAACCctgtaaatcattttttttaaagctagttTTACTTAACATCAGAAGCAAATGAAATTTTTGTACTTAGTAACAACACTAATCAAGTATTTGAACAGTTGTCAGCAATTGCCAAGGGATgtattcattaaaattaattcaCTAGTTTTATTCTTAAagacctaaaagaaaaaaagggatcTGAGTAGGGGAGAAACTGAATAGGACACCATCTGAGGTGAAAACAAGACAATGTCTGAGTGTATACAGAAATAACTATGATAgccactacaggcatacctcattttattgtgcttagCTTTACTATatttcacagatgttgcattttttacaaattgacaGCAAATACCTGCACCAGATTATGACTTACTTTATTGAGATGCCTGCTTTATTGTGATCTAGAACTGAAACTGTAGTTTCTCTAAGGTATGCATGTATTTACTAAGAACAGTAGCTTTGCATATAATATCTCATTAatccatatatgtgtgtgtgtgtgtgtgtgtgtgtgcgcacatatatgtaagacaaatatcacatttctttttcttaaagaaaaaattaaggctGTAAGAGTTAACACAATTAAAGTCTGTCTCATTCTAATGCCCTGTTCTCTCTACACACCCTATAGCACATCTTATAATGGATTTCCAAAGCATTCAGATCATCTTCTTGATCCCTCACCTGTAAAAGAGCTTTTCAAACTCTTCCTTTTGGTGAAGCATTTAGAATCTGAGACCAACAAGTTTTTCTCTTGCTCCATCACAATGATCACAACCACGTTATCGGTCAGAAATCCTGTGGAAGGAAACGGGTCACGTTGGGAggtatttgttaaaatttattcttcttccttcccaatcATCGTAACATAACAATTGTAGACATAGAATGGTCTGTTAATAATtctgaaaataagaaatatgatCTTTAGAAGTCCTTTTAGAAAAAGCCTTTCTCATATGCAAGTGTTTAGAATTAAGAGTTAACCCAATATATCTTTTccaaggaaataatttaaaaaattaaattttcacattaaaatatgAAGATCAGGCTTCAAAAATAGAATGAATACAATACTAATTGTCCACTCAGAGCTTATAAACACTTTTAATGGgaaaaacaaagttttttttattggGGCAGGGGAAAGGAACCAATCATAAGACTTCAAGGAATCAACATGCAAGGTAAAGAAGCCACTAAAGAGAAAGCACCCTGTTTAGTTTAGAAAGAATAACTTGGTCCTTAAAAGGATGAACCCTTTTAAGTCAATTTCAAAAGAAAGTTAGGATTTCTATAACCAGTAACAAGAAATTAGTGCAAAGCAGGACTGggataataattttaaacaataacCACTAActataaaagaaagcaaatgcGAGATCTCTTTCTTGCCTCTAAGTCTATCATAATCCCAGTATCCATTTCAGCCTCAACTTTATCTTCTTCGGGCAAATACAATCCCTGACCTACTTTAAGGGACCGAAAAATGTGATCTGTCACTGGAAGGCAGTTATGTATGAACTTGGCACCCGAGTTAAGATAGAAAGAATACATAACTTGGGAAAAATGAAAGCCTAAAAGAAAGATACACAGGTGTGCatatgaaaaacaagaaaaaagttgACTACTACTGAAGTAAACTGAGTAACTTGCACATActatttctcatttaattctcacaataaccctCTGAGGCATATAAACGGTTACcaacattttatagatgagttcAAAAAGACATCAAaaactttcccaaggccacacaatCTGAGGGTGGGAGAGCAGGATTCAGTCCCAAGTCTATTTGGACACTGACTTTCACACACTCAGCTATTACAGTCAACTAGAGCAGGAAGCAGAGAGATGGGCATAACCCCAAACTTCAAATGACCCTCAAAGAAGGCCTTTATTGAGAATACATTGACTGGATGAGAACGGATTTACATCCCTAGACCTTATACCAAATGGGGCTGGCATTCCCTAAGCATCCTGAGCAATTAGGGGTGTGTTAAAAGGTGGAACCTGTCTCAATGTTTTGCTTTCTAAGTTACTACATATTTCTATCAAAGTCCTTACAAAGGAAGCGAGAGCCTGGGTAACACAACCCGTGCCAGCATGTTCCCTGCTAAGACACTATCACTTTTGACAGCAGAGGGGTCCTCGGGTGCACTGGCCTCCTCAAAGGGCAGCACACTCCAAGCCATCCATAGCCGGTACTAAAAGGCTGTCCTTAAGGTGGGTGTCACTCTATAGAGCAGGCCAGTCTTCACTGTCAGCGCCCAAAGGGGCCTTAGGATGGGGCCTGAGTGCACTGACCGAAGCTGGGCTAATTACGAACCCCTGGCAGGGACTATTCGCTGGGGTGCGCTGCGAGGTGAGGATCCAGGAGACCCGAGCGTCACCAGCTGACCAGACCCTTAAGGGACTCCCTCGCCCGCCGCAGCGGGACCCCCTCCGGGACCGCAGAGCAGCTTCCACTCCTGCCCGcagccctctgctccctcccaccc contains:
- the ZNF572 gene encoding zinc finger protein 572 yields the protein MEQEKNLLVSDSKCFTKRKSLKSSFTGHESKNNLETVQQHNRKADKLKERASKWSKKDGLQNCKHEDTKEIPLTGSQGDETWRDGFYENNGKSENQENSTGKEEEKPNDGGWDPGEHAGAPVQQNSSFRDKPYKCSECWKSFNNSSHLHAHQRTHSGEKPYKCSECGKCFSNSSHLIQHLRTHTGEKPYQCGECGKSFSNTSHLIIHERTHTGEKPYKCPECGKSFSSSSHLIQHHRLHTGEKPYECPVCGKCFSHSYVLIEHQRTHSGEKPYKCPDCGKGFSQSSSLTRHQRTHTGEKPYRCTECGKSFGCNSTLIKHQRIHTGEKPYRCTECGNNFSRSSNLIAHQKTHTGEKPYESSDCEESLSQNCSVIEECRTQPGEKPYKCCECGKSFGLSSHLIRHQRTHTGEKPYRCSECWKTFSQSSTLVIHQRTHTGEKPYKCPDCSECFSQSFNLIRHRRTHIGEKPYKCTDCEKCFSRSAYLSQHRKIHIQKSFGSPEVEDFPPEWTWKDCSGELALISSFSVPNSSSS